The Glycine soja cultivar W05 chromosome 19, ASM419377v2, whole genome shotgun sequence genomic sequence GTGGTGTTCAAGTGAAAATTCTGTTGCAGGGTGGTGGATGGTGTAATAATATTAGAACATGTGTTTATCGCAAGAAAACCCGGCGTGGATCATCAGATTTCATGGAAAAGGAGATACCTTTTACTGGAATATTAAGTAATAAGGCTGAAGAAAATCCAGGTTTCCCTTCAATTGAACTAACTATCTGGAGTGCTCAAATTctgctctttttcttttttcttgtcaTAGGCATAGCCGTTTTgctcatgtttttgtttctcatGTTTGTAGATTTTTTCAATTGGAATAGAGTAAAGCTTCGTTATTGTGATGGCGCCTCATTTACTGGGGATAGTGAAGATGAGGTACAGTTTGATATCTTGGTGTtcttaaattgatatttttggtTAAAGAAGATGAAATAACAAAAGTTGTTGCTTTACAaatttaagtattatatgtGGAATCGCATTTATAAACTGTTCACTTTAGTATAATGAGTACAGTTTGAGAGTGTCAATGTCAAGTCATTGTAGTAACCATGGTTTTAAATTTGCAACGGAATTTTTCAACAAATCTTAAAATTCGTGGTCCATGTGGTTTACTGGTAGTGTAAGACTCTTTACGCTGTTAGTTAAACAAAAGTAAATCCAACACGAAGTACAAAGGGAAAAAACTTAAATGCACACAGAGGACTAATTTTGCGGAATATAGATTCTAGGCTCTCTTGGTTGAGTAGGTGTGAAGTGTGAAAATGGAATTAGAAAACAGGTTGAAATGAAGTACATCCACTTTCTTATGGGTTTATTgtaccacgaaaatataaagTGATTTTTGTTCCAATTTCTTCCTTCATACTTTCCACCTATTCAACCACCCTACAAGAGAACGCAAGATGCCTAtgcttaatttctttttgtttcctagTCTACTACTCTAGTTCTTCTGAAATAGTTAATTTTGGCCAAGTTGTCGACACATCTCTTTCTTGGATAAAAGTTAGCTTTAGAAATTCAGAATTTGATAGCAGAAAATTGCATGAGTGAGACATTAGAAAGAGAAAATAGCATTGTTGACATATGCCCCTTGAATTGACTTgacattcatatatatatatatgatcaattGAGGGTTATTCCACGATATTTACTTGCATAAATTGTTTGTCCAAATAGACTGCAGAACTGCAATTCAGAGGACAGCGTATTTGGGCAGCTGCAATGGAAGATTTGATGTCAAAAGGAATGCGTTTTGCCAATCAGGTTATAGACATATATAATGCTATTTCAGTAATCTTTCATCTCATGCTATGTACATCTCATTTTGCTTCAGGCTCTTCTTTCGGGATGCTCTGCGGGTGGCCTGGCTACTATTATTCATTGTGATGAATTTCGTGGTCTCTTTCCAAGGACCACCAAAGTGAAATGTCTTAGTGATGCTGGGTTGTTTCTTGATGTGTAAGTGGCAAACTGAAGTATTTCATGCTTTCAGTGCCATTTCCACCATCATCATAGAatttttgttcttaaatttGTGACTTATTGTTGTTTCCTTTGGAATTATAGGATTGATGTATCTGGAGGGCATACCCTTAGGAATTTATACAGTGGTGTTGTAGGATTGCAGGTAAGAAATCTATTAAGAAAGCACTTCCATATTTCATGGTTCTCTTGAGAATTGACTGATAGTATGTGGTTCATCAACTATAGAACCAAAAGCTAATGTTGAATGTAATGTAAAATTTACTCAAGCATTGTGTTAGACATATCCTGTTTGGTCAATAATCTTTGACATGGTTTTTGCTGAACCTGAGCAGGAAATCATATTATTAgcagttaaattttattttgaaaaccattttttaattaaaacagcATGTAGACGATTCCAATTTCCAAACAGTTTGTATGGTTTCAAAACTCAGCCAGTTTACATGAGTATAAGCTTCAAGGCATGCTgataaatatatgtttaatcATTGCAGGGAGCACAGAAGAATCTGCCACAAATTTGTACTAATCACCTTGATCCCATCTCGGTAATCATTGACTTCTCTTATACCAAAAACTTAGGAATATCAGtttcatttgaaagaatttgcaGAAAACGGATACATCATTGTTGATTGCTCTTAATTGAACTTTCAATGACTTGTTTTCTATCCCTTTTCAGTGCTTCTTTCCTCAAAACTTGATTGCCAGTGTTAAGACCCCGCTATTCATTCTTAATGCTGCTTATGATTCATGGCAGGTTAATTTTCTCACTTT encodes the following:
- the LOC114400067 gene encoding pectin acetylesterase 10-like isoform X2, which encodes MEMERVLWVGIAIGLVFSNWVVGYEQYHFNETELSLLEAHEASLSYAGTERNNLLLVGLTLIQNAAAKGAVCLDGTLPGYHWHRGYGSGANSWLINLEGGGWCNNIRTCVYRKKTRRGSSDFMEKEIPFTGILSNKAEENPDFFNWNRVKLRYCDGASFTGDSEDETAELQFRGQRIWAAAMEDLMSKGMRFANQALLSGCSAGGLATIIHCDEFRGLFPRTTKVKCLSDAGLFLDVIDVSGGHTLRNLYSGVVGLQGAQKNLPQICTNHLDPISCFFPQNLIASVKTPLFILNAAYDSWQIRLNK